DNA sequence from the Rhodothermales bacterium genome:
TAGTCGTATGTGGTCATGTCATGGTAGAGGGGCGTGTTCTCCGGCAAGTAGCCGATCTTCCGCCGGACGTGAAGCCCCTCTTTCCTGACGTCTTCACCGTCCACGATTACGGTGCCTTCCGACGGGGGCAGGAAGCACGTGATAACCTTCATGGTCGTGGACTTCCCCGCCCCGTTCGGACCCAGAAAGCCAAGCACTTCACCCTGGTCGACATTGAAGCTTATGTCGTCGACGGCGCGTTCGGCGCCATACTTCTTGGTGAGTTTTCGGACCTCGATCATAGCCGTCTGCCGTTGACTTGTGTTGCGTCTCGGGTATCTATTTCAGCGCCAGGGACCATCAGGGGTTTCTTTTTGGCACGAAGATGCAATTTGTTCCAACTCAACATGAACTTGGAGAACGGGGTTCGTCTGCAGTCTTGTCGAACGATCGGCTGCACGGTCCGGCCAACTCAAGATCACCGTAGGTCCAGTGGCAGGTATTCGTCAGATGTGTTCCTCCCAGCCAGCGATCAATCGACAGATGATCTAGCAAATTCGAGCGGCCAGCGGCGACCGCCCGACCCGCATCGGTGATGCGAAGCTCGGAAGTAAGAAATCCGGCCTCATTCCAGGACGTCTTCACGCCGCGCGCCCGCTCCGGTTCGACAAGCGGACGCCTCGACTCCAGCAGAGGTATCAGTACACTCCAGAATGAGGTATCACCCATGAACTTGGCTTCCTCCTGCTCCTGGCACATTCGAAACAGAACCGGTGGTGTCGCGGGACGGACTCGAAGCGACTCCAGTATCTGCCTTTCGGATCGCGACAGACCGGTCTGTGGATGCGGTAATTCCTCCAGCAGCCGGTGTAATGCATCAGCCAGAAACGGAAGGACTTTCGACGAACCCGCCGTCACGATGTCGTTCAATCGCACGGGACGTTCGTCACGAAAGGCAGCCCAGGCATCCGCGGCTTCGCGGAGGTGCATCGTTCCTATGGGGACCCGCCCCTCAAAGGCGGCTCGAAGTGCGTCAACTGAAGACTCACCAACAAACTGACTGCGGCAAACGAGGTACACGCTGGCTCGAACCGGAAACCGGGAGGCGATTCCATCAAGCGCCTGGATGAGCTGCAGCTGGTCG
Encoded proteins:
- a CDS encoding DUF1835 domain-containing protein, encoding MASRRLIVTNGSAAVGRIRASFIPADHIIAWSDVLHEGPVRIGLSSKQLRNDRARYLSAREFGEFDSILAEMSERDDMFVRGLTEYDEVVLWFEHDLYDQLQLIQALDGIASRFPVRASVYLVCRSQFVGESSVDALRAAFEGRVPIGTMHLREAADAWAAFRDERPVRLNDIVTAGSSKVLPFLADALHRLLEELPHPQTGLSRSERQILESLRVRPATPPVLFRMCQEQEEAKFMGDTSFWSVLIPLLESRRPLVEPERARGVKTSWNEAGFLTSELRITDAGRAVAAGRSNLLDHLSIDRWLGGTHLTNTCHWTYGDLELAGPCSRSFDKTADEPRSPSSC